Sequence from the Egibacter rhizosphaerae genome:
TCGAGGGGGCATGGGAGGACGCGCGCGAGGAGGTGCGCGCGACACTGACCCGTCTGATGGCCCACGACCTGCTGCGGCGATCACTCGGCACCCTGCAAGGGGGTTCGGCCTCGCACGGGGCCGCGGCCGACGTCGCCCAGGGTGGGGCGTCCGACGCCGTCGAGGGTGGAGCGTCCGGCGTCGCCCACGATGGGCCGGCTGCTGCGCCAGCGCCTGAGGGGACGACCGACACCGCCGTGCACGCGGACGCGCCCGAGGACCCACCAGCGGAGCTCGCCACCTACCTGTTCGGCGTGGTCGGAGGCGAGGTGACGCTGCCCGAGGCGGAGCTGCCGCAACTGCCGGGCGGGGGCCCGGTCCGCCTGCTTCCCGCGGCCCGATGCCAGGCCCTCGTGTGCGACGTGGACCCGAGCTCCTTCGAGGCGCTGCGCGAGGCGACCCCGGACGGGTTGGAGCTGCTGGCCGCGGCCGCCTACGTCCACGACGAGGTGCTCGCCACCTTCGCGCAGGGTCCGGTCTTGCCCCTCGGCCTCGGCACCGTCCTCCCCGACGACCAAGCGGTCGAGGGGCTCCTGGTGCGACACGCCGACCGACTCGAGACCGAGCTCGATCGGATCCGCGGTCGGAGCGAGTGGGCGGTCACGGTGCACGAGCCAGCGCCCGAGGCCGCACCGCCAGCGGAGGGCCCCGCCGCGACATCCGGGCACGACTACCTCGAGCAGCGCCGCGCCGCGCTCCAAGCGCGCGAGTCGCGGTGGGAGCAAGAGGAGCGGGTCGCGGCAAGCTTTCACGGGCCGCTGGCCGCCTGTGCCCGCGACGCGGTGGAGGTCGGCGCGCGGCCGCTGGAGCAGGACGACCCACCGCTTCTGCACGGGGTCTACCTCCTCGACGACGACGCACGCGACCGGTTCGACTCGACCGTGGAGTACCTGCGCGCCGAGCACCCCGACGTGGAGGTCGAGGTGACGGGCCCGTGGCCGCCGTACCACTTCACCTCGCTGGACCTGTCCGACGACGCCCCCACCGACCAGGGGACCCCGTGACCACCGAGTCGCCCTCCCCGACGACTGGCCGCACCACGGCGTCGACGAACGAGCAGCAGGCCCATCGCTCCCCGCCTGCGGCGCCGGCGAGGTCCGCTCCCACAAGTTCGCCCGCCCGCCTCGGATCCGACGCGACGCTCGTGGACGTGCTCGACCGGGTCCTCGACCGAGGAGTCACCATCACTGGCGACGTGGTCCTGTCGGTCGCCGGCGTCGACCTCGTCCACCTCGGCGTCCGCCTGGTTCTCAAGGGGATCGACGGCGACGAGGAGGTGCCGTGATCCACCTCTACGGGCTCACCAGCCAGCCGTCCCACGTGGAGGGGCTCGCGGGCATCGACGACCGGCCGGTCGCCGAGCTGACCTGCGGCCCCCTGCACGCGGCGACCACGACCCACGACCGTGCCCCGTCACCGACCGAGGAGGCCGCCCTCGCGCACGCAGCGACGGTCGCTGCCCTCGCGGAGGCGACGCCGACGCTGCCGGTGCGCTTCGGGGTGCAGCACGCCCACGTCGACGGGCTGCGCGCTGCCCTGGCCGAGGTGCAGGATCAGCTGGTCGCGGCGCTGGAGTCGGTCGGCGACGCGGCGGAGTTCGTGGTGCGGCTCGACCGCCCGCGCACCACCACGGCGGCCCCCGCCGCCCGGCAGGAGGACGAGGCGCACCCGGAGAGCCCGAATGCCGGTCCCGGCTACACGTACCTCAGTCGGCGGCTGGCCCAGCAGCACGCGCAGGTGGCGCAGCACCGCGAGGTCCTCGCCGAGCTCCGATCCGTCACGCGTGCGCTGGATCCGCAAGCCCGGCAGGTCATCGAGCGCTCGGGGCCGCGCGGCCCCGAGCGGTGCTTCCTCGTCCCGCGCACCCACGTCGACGGCTTCGCCGAGGCCGCGGCAGCGGCAGCGGGCGCGCTCGATCGGGGCGTGTGGGGCGGCCCCTGGCCCCCGTACTCCTTCGTGGAGGAGGCGGTGCCGACATGACCGGTCAGCGTCACGACGCGAGCCAGGGCCACGACGCGAGCCAGGGCCACGACGCGAGTCAGGGCCACGACCCAGCGCGCGACCTGTCCAGCATGGCCGGGTTCGACCTGAGCCGGGAGCTGGACCGCCTCCTCGACGAAGGCCGCTCCGGGGAGGCGCGGCCGGAGGACGTACAGAAGGGGCTCGCCCAGCTGGTCCTGACGCTGGTCGAGCTGCTGCGCGACCTGATGGAGCGCCAGGCGCTGCGTCGCATGGAGAACGGCTCCCTCGACGAGGAGGAGATTGAGCGCCTCGGCGGCACGTTCCTGGCGCTCCAGGCGCGGATGGACGAGCTGAAGGAGGTGTTCGGGCTCACCGACGAGGACCTCAACCTCGACCTGGGTCCGCTCGGTCGACTCCGCTGACGTACCGCACGGGCTCGGGAGCAGCTCGCGGGCTATCAGACCCTCCTCGAGCTCGCCGAGACCCACGAGTCGGAGGACACGTGAAGCCCGGTTCCACCAACGCCGGCGTGCAGCCCCGCCTCTGGAAGGCCGGACGCACGGGATGGGCGCTCGTGGGCATCGCCGCCGCGCTCGTCGTCGCATGGCTCGTGCTGGCCGAGCTCGCCGTCGTGGTCGTGCCCCTCGTACTCGCCCTGTTTCCAGCGACGTTGCTCGTCCCGGTCGCGGACTGGCTGAAGCGGCGTCGGGCGCCCGCCGCGCTCGCGGCACTGCTCGCCCTGCTCGGAGGGCTCGCCCTCATCGGGCTCGTCGTGGGGCTGATGGTCCCGCTCGTGGCCATGGAGCTGCCCGAGCTGACCGAGTCGGCGAGCGAGGGGCTCGGCGAGCTCCAGCAGTTCCTCGACGAGCAGTTCGGCCTCGAGATCGGCGGGATCTCCGAGCTCATCGACGAGGGCGCCCAGCTGCTCGGCGAGGCCGGCGACGTGGCAGCGCAGGGCATGCAGGCCGCGGCGATGGCGGTCGAGACCATCGCCGGCATGCTGATCATGCTCGTGATCCTGTTCTTCTACCTCAAGGACGGCCGGCGGCTGGCCCGCAGCCTCACGAGGACCGCACCGAGCCACCTTCGCCCCGCCTTCAGGGAGATCGGTGGCCGCGCCTGGACCACGCTGACCGCGTACTTCCGAGGTCAGCTGCTCGTGGCGCTGGTCGACGCGGTGTTCATCGGACTCGGGCTGCTGCTGCTGGGCGTGCCGCTCGCGCTCCCGCTGGCGGTCCTCATCTTCTTCGGCGGGCTCTTCCCCGTCGTCGGGGCCATCGCGACGGGAGCGCTGGCCGTCCTCGTTGCGCTCGCCGATGGCGGGCTCGTCACGGGACTGATCGTGCTGGGGCTGATCCTCGCCGTGCAGCAGCTCGAGGCGAACGTCCTCCAGCCGTACGTGCTGGGCCAGGCGATCAGCCTGCACCCGATGATGGTGCTGCTCGCCATCACCGCCGGCGCGATCGCCGCGAACGTGCTCGGCGCCTTCCTCGCCGTCCCGGCCGCCGCCATCATCGCCCGCGCGATCGACTACCTCCGCGAAGAGACGCAGACTGAAGCACCCGGCGCCTCAGGGCAGAGCCAACAGCCGTCCTAGCCAGATCCGCAGGAGTAGGTACTTCGGGGATCGTCCCCGCGGTGGAAGTACCGCCACGAACGATAGGAGGGCCGATGATCATCGCGCGCGTGAGCTTTCCGCTCAGCGAACCCCCCGACCCGGAGACCGTGCAGTCCGCCCTCGAGGCGAGCATCGCCGGCTGGAGGGGGACGCCGGGCCTGATCCGCAAGTACTACATCACGAGCGAGGACGGCCGCGAGGTCGGCGGAATCTACGTGTGGGAGTCCAAGGAGGCCGCCGAGAACGGCTACACCGACGCGTGGCGGGAGCACATGACCGGAGTGTTCGGGGTCCCGCCCACGATCACCTACCTACCGTGTCAGGCAGTGCTCGACAACGACGCCGACGAGGCCCTCACCCCGGAGCCGCGGTGAGGGCCACCGGGCGGATGATCGATCATAAGTCGACGATGAATACCTAAGCCTATAAGGCTAAAGTTGGTACTCGACGTTCGGTTCGGGAATAGCTGGGCGTCCCGGACCGTTGATCAGGGCCCGGAACCCACGAATGAGGAGCCCACCACCAATGACAGAGGACCTCACCATCGAGGCACTCCCGCTGCTGCCGCTCGAGAACGGCGTGGTGGTGCCGACGATGGTCGTGAACGTCGCGATCGACAGCTCGGAGGCCCACGCCGCCGTCGACGCGAGCAGCGAGACCGACCGGCGCGTCGTGCTCGTCCCGCGCCAGGACGGCGAGTACGCACGCATCGGGGCGATCGCGCAGATCGAACAGCTCGAACCGCTGCCCGACGGGCGTCGTGCCGCGCTGATCCGCGGGGTTGAGCGCGTCCGGATCGGTGCGGGGACGGCCGAGCAGGGCGGCCTGCACGTCCACGTCCACCCGGTCGAGGAACCATCCGGGGATCCCGAGCGAGTCGAGCAACTCGTCACGGAGTTCCGCGCCGTCGCGAGCGGCCTGCTCGAACGGCGCGGCGGCCGCCAGCTCGCGGCGATGCTGTCCGAAATCAGCGAACCCGGACAGCTGGCCGATCTCGCCGTGTACGCCCCCGAGCTCACGTTCGCGCAGAAGATCGAGATCCTCGAGACCCTCGATGTCGCCGAACGTCTCGAGCGCGCGCTCGGTTGGCTGCGTGACCGGTTGGCCGAGGCCTCCGTGCAGGCCGACATCGAGTCGCAGGTGACCGAGGAACTCGAGGAGACCCAGCGCGAGCAGCTCCTGCGCCGCCAGCTCGAGGCGATCAAGCGAGAGCTCGGCGAGGGCGACGCCGAGGACCCCGCGGCCCGGTACCGCGAGCGGCTCGAGGAGCTCGAGACGCGGGGGGACGGGGTCCCCACCGCGGTCCGCGACGCCGTCGAGCGCGAGCTCGGGCGGCTCGAGCGCACGAGCGAGCAGAACCCCGAGCACGGGTGGATCCGCTCCTACCTCGACGCCCTCACCGAGCTGCCGTGGGGCGTCCGCGACCGCGACACGACCGACCTCGACGCCGCCAGGGAGGTCCTCGACGCGGACCACGCCGGGCTCGAGAAAATCAAGGACCGGGTCGTCGAACAGCTCGCGGTGCGCAAGCTGCGCGTCGACCGAGGCCTCGAGGCCACCGGCGAGGGGTCCGCACGCCGGGGCGAGGGGGCGATCCTCACCCTCATCGGCCCTCCCGGCGTGGGCAAGACCTCGCTCGGTGAATCGGTGGCCCGCGCCCTGGGTCGCCAGTTCGTGCGCATCGCGCTCGGCGGGGTGCGCGACGAGGCGGAGATCCGCGGTCATCGGCGCACCTACGTGGGGGCGCAGCCGGGCCGAATCGCCCGGGCACTCGAGGAAGCCGGCACCATGAACCCCGTCGTCGTGCTCGACGAGATCGACAAGGTGGGGGCCGACTGGCGAGGTGACCCCTCGTCGGCGCTGCTCGAGGTCCTCGATCCCGCGCAGAACCACACGTTCCGGGACCACTACCTCGAGCTCGACCTCGACCTGTCCGACGTGATCTTCCTCGCGACGGGCAACGTCGCGGACACGATCCCGCCGGCGCTCGGCGACCGCATGGAGGTGCTGCGCCTCGACGGCTACAGCGACACGGACAAGCACGCGATCGCCCGCGATCACCTGCTCCCCGCTCAGCTGGCGGCACACGGGCTCGAGCCCCACGAGCTCACGGTCGACGACGGGGCACTGGACCGCATCATCAGTGAGTACACCCGGGAAGCCGGGGTGCGCGCGCTCCAGCGCGGGCTCGCCACGGTGGCCCGCAAGGTCGCGACCCGGATCGCTTCCGACACGACCGAGCCACCGGTGGCCATCGGGCTCGACGACGTGCCCGAATTGCTCGGGCCCCGGACGTTCCAGCGCGAGACCGCCGTCGAGATCGACGAGCCGGGCGTGGCCACGGGCCTCGCGGTGACCGGCGCGGGAGGGGAAATCCTCTTCGTCGAGGCTGCCGCGCTTCCGGACGGGGAATCGGGGCTGCAGATCACCGGCCAGCTCGGCGACGTGATGCGCGAGTCGGCCCAGATCGCGCTCGCGCACGTGCGCTCGCACGCGGGAGGGCTGGGGCTCGGTGACGCGGTCACCGACCGGCCCTACCACGTGCACGTGCCCGCGGGCGCGACCCCGAAGGACGGACCGTCGGCCGGTGTCGCCATGACCGCCACGCTCGCGAGCCTGGTCTCGGGTCGGCGGGTCCGCGGCGACGTCGGGATGACCGGCGAGATCACGCTGCAGGGCAAGGTCCTGCCGGTCGGGGGCATCACCGCCAAGGTGCTCGCTGCGCACCGCGCCGGCTTGGCCGAGGTGATCCTGCCCGGGCGCAACGCACCGGACCTCGACGAGGTGCCCGATGAGGTTCGGGAAGCCGTGCAGATCCACCTCGTCGACCGGATCGAGGACGCCCTGGCGATCGCCCTGGAGGCGCCGGAGGCACTGGCGGCCTGACCCGTCGATCGATCGGGCCACCGGGGATCCCGCGGCGGCGCCACCGCCGCGGGATCCCCGTTAGACTGGCTCTACCCGCGGGTGTAGCTCAATGGCCAGAGCACCAGCCTTCCAAGCTGGGTATGCGGGTTCGATTCCCGTCACCCGCTCCACACGCCAGCGCTCCCGGCGCTCGGGGACCGAACAATCCTCCGCCGCGGGGTCGTTGCCGTCTCCCAGCCCCTTTGGTTGGGTTCGAGGCGGCCGACAGGCAATCCACCAAGGACGCCACGAACACCCTGCGGGCGTCCCTGACCCAGCGATCCCCGAAGACGAAGGACGGAGCCATCGAATCCCTCGCGTTCGATGATGTCGCGCGCTGGCGGGCCACACTCGACAGCCAGCCCGAGATGATCTGTCGCTTCATGCCGGACGCGACGATCACCTTCGTCAATCGCGCCTACGCCCGGCAGTACGGGTGCGAGACCGAGGACCTCGTCGGCACGTCCATACTCGACCTCTTCCCCGACGAATGGCGCGCCTGGGCCGAGGCCCACATCGCCCGCCTGTGCGAGTCCGGGCAGCCGATCATCCACGAGAACACCGTCACCTTGCCCGACGGCACGATTCGGGACTACCAGTGGTCCGATCACGTCGTGCTCTCGCCCAACGGCACCCTGCTCGAACTGCAGGCGGTGGGCCGGGACATCACCGAGCGGCGCCAGGCGGAGGAAGCGCTACGCACCAGCGAGCAGCGGTTCCGGGCCATGTTCGACCTGGCCCCGATCGGCATGGCCGTGGTCGATGCCAGGGGGTACGTGCAGCGCGCGAACCCGGCATTGGTCGAGCTCCTGTCAGCCGACGCCGATCGGCTGGTCGGGCACTCCTTCGACGGATTGCTGCTGGGCGGGCCGATCACGGCGTACGCACGTTCCGCGCTGACCCACGAAGGCGAAGGCACCGTGCAGGCCGAGCGACGCCTGTGCGCCGACGGGGACAGGTGGGCGCTGCTGAGCTTCTCGTCGTTCGACGAGGAAGCACTGCTCATCCAGGTGGTCGACCTCACCGAGCGCAAGCACTTCGAGGCCGAGCTGGCGCATCGGGCACAACACGACGGCCTCACCGGCCTGCTGAACCGCACGTCGCTCGAGGCCGGCCTGCAGCGCGAACTCACCCGTGCCCAAGCCGGGGGCGAGGACGTGGCGGTGCTGTTCTGTGACGTCGACCGCTTCAAGTTCATCAACGACAGCCTCGGCCACCAGGGCGGGGACCAACTCCTGCTCATCCTCGCGCAGCGCCTGCAGCGGTCGATGCGGACGGGCGACCTCCTGGCCCGTTTCGGGGGGGACGAGTTC
This genomic interval carries:
- a CDS encoding GvpL/GvpF family gas vesicle protein, translating into MANERDLLRELQSVLAEADVDVTSLVEGAWEDAREEVRATLTRLMAHDLLRRSLGTLQGGSASHGAAADVAQGGASDAVEGGASGVAHDGPAAAPAPEGTTDTAVHADAPEDPPAELATYLFGVVGGEVTLPEAELPQLPGGGPVRLLPAARCQALVCDVDPSSFEALREATPDGLELLAAAAYVHDEVLATFAQGPVLPLGLGTVLPDDQAVEGLLVRHADRLETELDRIRGRSEWAVTVHEPAPEAAPPAEGPAATSGHDYLEQRRAALQARESRWEQEERVAASFHGPLAACARDAVEVGARPLEQDDPPLLHGVYLLDDDARDRFDSTVEYLRAEHPDVEVEVTGPWPPYHFTSLDLSDDAPTDQGTP
- the gvpJ gene encoding gas vesicle protein GvpJ, which gives rise to MLDRVLDRGVTITGDVVLSVAGVDLVHLGVRLVLKGIDGDEEVP
- a CDS encoding GvpL/GvpF family gas vesicle protein translates to MIHLYGLTSQPSHVEGLAGIDDRPVAELTCGPLHAATTTHDRAPSPTEEAALAHAATVAALAEATPTLPVRFGVQHAHVDGLRAALAEVQDQLVAALESVGDAAEFVVRLDRPRTTTAAPAARQEDEAHPESPNAGPGYTYLSRRLAQQHAQVAQHREVLAELRSVTRALDPQARQVIERSGPRGPERCFLVPRTHVDGFAEAAAAAAGALDRGVWGGPWPPYSFVEEAVPT
- a CDS encoding gas vesicle protein K, coding for MAGFDLSRELDRLLDEGRSGEARPEDVQKGLAQLVLTLVELLRDLMERQALRRMENGSLDEEEIERLGGTFLALQARMDELKEVFGLTDEDLNLDLGPLGRLR
- a CDS encoding AI-2E family transporter, which produces MKPGSTNAGVQPRLWKAGRTGWALVGIAAALVVAWLVLAELAVVVVPLVLALFPATLLVPVADWLKRRRAPAALAALLALLGGLALIGLVVGLMVPLVAMELPELTESASEGLGELQQFLDEQFGLEIGGISELIDEGAQLLGEAGDVAAQGMQAAAMAVETIAGMLIMLVILFFYLKDGRRLARSLTRTAPSHLRPAFREIGGRAWTTLTAYFRGQLLVALVDAVFIGLGLLLLGVPLALPLAVLIFFGGLFPVVGAIATGALAVLVALADGGLVTGLIVLGLILAVQQLEANVLQPYVLGQAISLHPMMVLLAITAGAIAANVLGAFLAVPAAAIIARAIDYLREETQTEAPGASGQSQQPS
- a CDS encoding YdhR family protein, coding for MIIARVSFPLSEPPDPETVQSALEASIAGWRGTPGLIRKYYITSEDGREVGGIYVWESKEAAENGYTDAWREHMTGVFGVPPTITYLPCQAVLDNDADEALTPEPR
- the lon gene encoding endopeptidase La, which gives rise to MTEDLTIEALPLLPLENGVVVPTMVVNVAIDSSEAHAAVDASSETDRRVVLVPRQDGEYARIGAIAQIEQLEPLPDGRRAALIRGVERVRIGAGTAEQGGLHVHVHPVEEPSGDPERVEQLVTEFRAVASGLLERRGGRQLAAMLSEISEPGQLADLAVYAPELTFAQKIEILETLDVAERLERALGWLRDRLAEASVQADIESQVTEELEETQREQLLRRQLEAIKRELGEGDAEDPAARYRERLEELETRGDGVPTAVRDAVERELGRLERTSEQNPEHGWIRSYLDALTELPWGVRDRDTTDLDAAREVLDADHAGLEKIKDRVVEQLAVRKLRVDRGLEATGEGSARRGEGAILTLIGPPGVGKTSLGESVARALGRQFVRIALGGVRDEAEIRGHRRTYVGAQPGRIARALEEAGTMNPVVVLDEIDKVGADWRGDPSSALLEVLDPAQNHTFRDHYLELDLDLSDVIFLATGNVADTIPPALGDRMEVLRLDGYSDTDKHAIARDHLLPAQLAAHGLEPHELTVDDGALDRIISEYTREAGVRALQRGLATVARKVATRIASDTTEPPVAIGLDDVPELLGPRTFQRETAVEIDEPGVATGLAVTGAGGEILFVEAAALPDGESGLQITGQLGDVMRESAQIALAHVRSHAGGLGLGDAVTDRPYHVHVPAGATPKDGPSAGVAMTATLASLVSGRRVRGDVGMTGEITLQGKVLPVGGITAKVLAAHRAGLAEVILPGRNAPDLDEVPDEVREAVQIHLVDRIEDALAIALEAPEALAA
- a CDS encoding putative bifunctional diguanylate cyclase/phosphodiesterase → MVGFEAADRQSTKDATNTLRASLTQRSPKTKDGAIESLAFDDVARWRATLDSQPEMICRFMPDATITFVNRAYARQYGCETEDLVGTSILDLFPDEWRAWAEAHIARLCESGQPIIHENTVTLPDGTIRDYQWSDHVVLSPNGTLLELQAVGRDITERRQAEEALRTSEQRFRAMFDLAPIGMAVVDARGYVQRANPALVELLSADADRLVGHSFDGLLLGGPITAYARSALTHEGEGTVQAERRLCADGDRWALLSFSSFDEEALLIQVVDLTERKHFEAELAHRAQHDGLTGLLNRTSLEAGLQRELTRAQAGGEDVAVLFCDVDRFKFINDSLGHQGGDQLLLILAQRLQRSMRTGDLLARFGGDEFVVVHRGTGVAAGAVAQANRLVQHLGEPIVLDGLELTVGLTIGIAVAPGGDGVAPELIRDADLAMYAAKEHERGSVRVCDDELRAAATTRLAQQNALRRAIDRDELVLHLQPIVRSGTHSLAGVEALVRWAHPEHGLLPPGDFLHVAENSGLLRPLGHWVLGEACRQLATLRAEGVVPPSSTVWINISGPELADPELPHRVHQATAQAGLALDDIVLEISERALLDEANGRLDRLAELGITLALDDLGTGRTSAADLVNAPLDIVKIDRSFVLAMEEDLQARAVVLALLQLARAVGARVVAEGVETDAHVVTLEGLGCEFLQGFGIGRPVPRESLARELGAATAR